One region of Dokdonia sp. 4H-3-7-5 genomic DNA includes:
- the tsaD gene encoding tRNA (adenosine(37)-N6)-threonylcarbamoyltransferase complex transferase subunit TsaD codes for MNNTITSTYILAIESSCDDTAAAVLHNDKVLSNVVANQDIHQEYGGVVPELASRAHQQNIVPVVTAALRKANIDKNQLSAIAFTSGPGLLGSLLVGTSFAKSFALGLDIPLIDVNHMQAHILAHFIDEEGYSKPTFPFLGVTISGGHTQIVRVDDYFTMEVIGQTIDDAVGEAFDKSAKILGLPYPGGPLIDKYAQNGDPKAFPFTKPKVGGLDFSFSGLKTQIMYFVQKQQLADPSFIDNRRDDVCASIQYTIVNILMDKIKKTVKETGITQIAIGGGVSANSGIRAALKATESKYGWTTYLPKFQYTTDNAAMIGIVGYLKYNELSDKNAYQDLGISAQSRLKI; via the coding sequence ATGAATAATACGATTACTTCTACTTATATTCTTGCAATAGAATCATCTTGTGATGACACTGCTGCTGCTGTTTTACACAACGACAAGGTACTCTCAAATGTTGTTGCAAACCAAGACATTCATCAAGAATATGGAGGGGTAGTTCCAGAGCTTGCTTCACGTGCACATCAACAAAATATTGTTCCCGTTGTAACAGCTGCTTTACGCAAAGCAAATATCGATAAAAATCAGCTAAGCGCTATAGCTTTTACAAGTGGTCCAGGCTTATTAGGATCTTTACTTGTGGGTACCTCTTTTGCTAAATCATTTGCTTTGGGTTTAGATATACCCCTTATTGATGTTAATCATATGCAAGCACACATTCTAGCTCATTTTATTGATGAAGAAGGCTATAGTAAACCTACATTTCCCTTTCTAGGAGTTACTATCTCCGGAGGTCACACACAGATTGTTCGTGTAGATGATTACTTCACCATGGAGGTTATAGGGCAAACTATAGACGACGCCGTAGGGGAAGCTTTTGATAAAAGTGCAAAAATATTAGGCTTACCCTATCCTGGAGGACCATTAATTGATAAATATGCACAAAACGGAGACCCTAAAGCCTTTCCTTTTACAAAACCTAAAGTAGGCGGACTAGACTTCAGTTTTAGTGGTCTCAAAACGCAAATTATGTATTTTGTACAAAAGCAACAGCTAGCAGATCCCAGCTTTATAGATAATCGTCGCGATGATGTTTGTGCATCAATTCAATATACTATTGTCAATATTTTGATGGATAAAATTAAAAAAACTGTAAAAGAAACAGGGATTACTCAAATTGCAATAGGTGGTGGTGTTTCAGCAAATAGTGGAATACGGGCTGCTCTAAAAGCAACTGAGTCAAAATATGGATGGACTACCTATTTACCTAAATTTCAATACACCACAGATAACGCAGCAATGATAGGAATTGTGGGTTATTTAAAATATAATGAGCTATCTGATAAAAACGCGTATCAAGACCTTGGTATTAGTGCTCAATCACGATTAAAAATATAA